In Bacillota bacterium, one genomic interval encodes:
- the alsB gene encoding D-allose transporter substrate-binding protein: MRGLSRIVGALVIVMLLGSVVSAPVAAAQRPLRIGILLKTLANPFWVSMKEGIEQEAAKLGIQVDIYAVPTEGDLRAQAELLETMLQKGYDGLGVAPISPVNLIPGVAKATAMGIPVVNIDEAIDKEELRKQGGFVYSFVTTNNFKVGEQAGEFVVKSLGPQGGEVAIIEGAAGNKSGNDRRDGFRSVVERNPRLKLVASQPANWDRMQALNVATNLLQRFPRLRAIYCANDTMALGAVQAVINAGKQNQVIVVGTDGIPEAVQAVKEGRLAATIAQDPAGIGAESLRLLVQALSIPQQAEVPSKLITR; this comes from the coding sequence ATGAGAGGCCTGTCACGGATCGTGGGCGCATTGGTCATCGTAATGCTGCTCGGGTCTGTAGTGTCTGCGCCTGTCGCCGCGGCGCAACGCCCGCTGCGGATTGGCATCCTGTTGAAGACCCTTGCCAATCCATTCTGGGTTAGCATGAAGGAAGGGATCGAGCAGGAGGCAGCCAAGCTCGGCATTCAGGTCGACATCTACGCTGTTCCGACCGAGGGCGACCTCCGGGCCCAGGCGGAACTGCTGGAGACCATGCTCCAAAAGGGATACGACGGCCTCGGTGTGGCACCCATCAGCCCGGTGAACCTGATTCCGGGTGTGGCCAAGGCGACCGCAATGGGGATCCCGGTGGTAAACATCGACGAGGCCATTGACAAGGAAGAGCTCAGGAAGCAAGGCGGGTTCGTCTACTCGTTCGTTACCACGAACAACTTCAAGGTGGGCGAGCAGGCAGGCGAGTTCGTGGTCAAGTCCCTTGGCCCCCAGGGCGGCGAGGTAGCCATTATCGAGGGGGCGGCTGGCAACAAGTCTGGTAACGATCGCAGAGACGGATTCAGGTCCGTTGTGGAGCGCAACCCTCGGCTAAAGCTGGTTGCGAGCCAGCCGGCGAACTGGGATCGTATGCAGGCCCTCAACGTGGCCACCAACCTCCTCCAGCGCTTTCCGCGCCTCCGGGCCATTTATTGTGCGAACGATACCATGGCCCTCGGCGCGGTTCAAGCCGTGATCAACGCCGGAAAGCAGAACCAGGTGATCGTGGTCGGCACCGACGGGATTCCGGAGGCTGTGCAGGCCGTCAAAGAGGGTCGCCTTGCGGCTACTATCGCACAGGACCCGGCGGGAATCGGTGCCGAGAGTCTCAGACTTCTCGTGCAAGCTTTGAGCATCCCGCAGCAAGCGGAAGTGCCGTCGAAGCTTATCACGCGCTAG